A genomic segment from Lutibacter sp. A80 encodes:
- a CDS encoding phosphoheptose isomerase, with product MKKEEVEKLLNDKVEDGLHISPILPEGVKNYLIDIDGTVTEDVPNEEPERMATCIPFPDALATLNRWHGEGHIICFFTSRTEEHREVTENWLNKHGFKYHSLLMGKPRGGNYHWIDNHLVKATRYRGQFTDLVEKEVTIEVFDDGQHE from the coding sequence ATGAAAAAAGAGGAAGTTGAAAAACTACTAAATGATAAAGTTGAAGATGGACTACATATTAGTCCTATTTTGCCTGAAGGAGTTAAAAATTATTTAATTGATATTGATGGAACAGTAACTGAAGATGTTCCAAATGAAGAGCCAGAAAGAATGGCTACTTGTATACCTTTTCCAGATGCATTGGCAACATTAAATAGATGGCATGGTGAAGGACATATTATTTGTTTTTTTACATCAAGAACAGAAGAACACAGAGAAGTTACAGAAAATTGGTTAAATAAACACGGGTTTAAATACCATAGTTTATTAATGGGAAAACCTAGAGGTGGAAATTACCATTGGATAGACAATCACTTAGTAAAAGCAACTCGTTACAGAGGTCAATTTACAGATTTAGTAGAGAAAGAAGTAACTATTGAAGTTTTTGATGACGGTCAGCACGAATAA
- a CDS encoding (Fe-S)-binding protein, with protein sequence MNVPTMAEMMAQGKQPEVLFWVGCAGSFDDRAKKITKAFVKILNKANVEFAVLGTEESCTGDPAKRAGNEFLFQMQAMTNIEVLNAYEIKKIVTACPHCFNTLKNEYPQLGGNYEVVHHTELLKSLLDDGRLTIEGGQFKGKKITFHDPCYLGRANDVYEAPRELIQKLDVELVEMKRCKTNGLCCGAGGAQMFKEPEKGAKDINVERTEEAIEAKPDIIATGCPFCNTMMTDGVKATNKESEIDVLDIAELIANAKDL encoded by the coding sequence ATGAACGTACCAACAATGGCAGAAATGATGGCACAAGGCAAACAACCAGAAGTATTGTTCTGGGTTGGGTGTGCAGGAAGTTTTGATGATAGAGCAAAAAAAATTACAAAAGCATTTGTTAAAATTTTAAACAAAGCCAATGTTGAATTTGCTGTTTTAGGTACCGAAGAAAGTTGTACAGGTGATCCAGCTAAAAGAGCAGGAAACGAGTTTTTATTTCAAATGCAGGCTATGACTAATATTGAAGTTTTAAATGCCTACGAAATTAAAAAAATAGTAACTGCTTGTCCGCATTGTTTTAATACACTTAAAAATGAGTACCCTCAACTTGGCGGAAATTACGAAGTTGTACACCATACAGAATTATTAAAATCGTTGCTCGATGATGGTAGACTTACTATTGAAGGAGGACAATTTAAAGGAAAAAAAATAACATTTCACGACCCTTGTTATTTGGGTCGTGCAAATGATGTTTATGAAGCTCCAAGAGAATTAATTCAAAAATTAGATGTTGAATTGGTTGAAATGAAACGTTGCAAAACCAATGGTTTGTGTTGTGGTGCTGGAGGTGCTCAAATGTTTAAGGAACCAGAAAAAGGGGCAAAAGACATTAATGTAGAGCGTACCGAGGAAGCAATTGAAGCAAAACCAGATATTATAGCAACTGGTTGCCCGTTTTGTAATACTATGATGACAGATGGAGTTAAAGCAACAAATAAAGAATCTGAAATTGATGTGTTAGACATTGCAGAATTAATTGCAAATGCAAAAGATTTATAA